The following proteins are co-located in the Patescibacteria group bacterium genome:
- the eno gene encoding phosphopyruvate hydratase, translating to MSKLIIKSIQAREVLDSRGNPTVAARVTLRNGYSAEAMVPSGASTGVHEAVELRDGNKKRYGGNGVLKAVKNVNTIIAKKLVGQDVLQHRALDEMMLKLDGTKNKKKLGANAILAVSLAAARVGADATGTPFYKHIRKLYRLPLKGWSLPHPMMNILNGGKHSDNGLEFQEFMIVPQAKLFSERIRQGSEVFHALKKYLHEQKLSTSVGDEGGFAPYLKSNESALQAIAAATKLAGYTFGKDIKIALDPASSEFYDSKGTYTVDKKSLSPAALMQLYQTWVNQYHIISIEDGLAEDDWSNWQDLTKKLGKTILLVGDDLFVTNVERLQLGIERQVGNAILIKVNQIGSLSETIDTIRLAQTHGYTVVVSHRSGETEDTTIADLAVAVNAEYIKTGSLSRSDRVAKYNRLLAIAEQEQA from the coding sequence ATGTCTAAACTAATTATCAAATCGATTCAGGCTCGTGAAGTACTAGATTCACGGGGTAATCCAACTGTAGCAGCGCGAGTCACACTAAGAAATGGTTATTCCGCTGAGGCGATGGTGCCATCCGGTGCGTCGACTGGTGTACATGAAGCGGTCGAATTACGCGATGGTAATAAAAAACGGTACGGTGGTAATGGTGTGTTAAAAGCCGTAAAAAATGTTAATACGATTATTGCTAAGAAATTAGTGGGACAAGATGTTTTGCAACATCGGGCGTTAGATGAGATGATGTTAAAGTTAGATGGTACTAAAAATAAAAAAAAGTTGGGAGCCAATGCCATATTAGCCGTGTCACTAGCCGCGGCACGAGTAGGTGCCGATGCTACTGGTACACCCTTTTATAAACATATTCGTAAACTTTATCGTTTGCCACTTAAGGGTTGGTCATTACCTCACCCAATGATGAACATTTTAAATGGTGGTAAGCATTCAGATAACGGTTTGGAGTTTCAAGAATTCATGATTGTGCCCCAAGCCAAGCTATTTTCGGAAAGAATTCGGCAAGGTTCAGAAGTGTTTCATGCCCTAAAAAAGTATTTACATGAACAGAAATTATCAACCAGTGTGGGTGATGAAGGTGGTTTTGCCCCATACTTAAAAAGTAACGAATCTGCCTTACAAGCCATTGCGGCGGCGACTAAATTAGCCGGTTACACTTTTGGTAAGGATATTAAAATCGCCCTTGATCCTGCCTCGTCAGAATTTTATGATTCTAAAGGTACTTACACCGTTGATAAAAAATCACTCAGTCCTGCTGCACTCATGCAACTTTACCAAACCTGGGTAAACCAATATCATATTATTTCCATAGAGGATGGTTTAGCGGAAGATGATTGGTCGAACTGGCAAGACTTAACTAAAAAATTAGGTAAAACTATTTTGTTAGTGGGGGATGATTTATTCGTCACTAATGTGGAGAGATTACAACTGGGTATCGAGCGTCAAGTTGGTAATGCCATTTTAATTAAAGTAAACCAAATTGGCAGTTTATCCGAAACCATTGATACGATTCGCTTGGCGCAAACTCATGGTTACACTGTAGTGGTATCGCATCGCTCCGGTGAAACCGAAGATACCACCATTGCCGATTTAGCCGTCGCGGTAAATGCTGAGTATATCAAAACCGGTTCGTTATCACGGAGTGATCGTGTCGCTAAATATAATCGTCTCTTGGCTATTGCCGAGCAGGAGCAGGCTTAA
- a CDS encoding replication-associated recombination protein A, with amino-acid sequence MDTLFTHNTKLNQPLAERLRPQTLANFLGQPKLVGPNGMIRRMIEQDHLVSLIFWGPSGTGKTTLAHIIAEASKAKFISLSAVTSGVKDLRDVIAQAKTDQLLHAQKTILFVDEIHRWNKSQQDALLPHIEQGTVTLIGATTENPSFELNSALLSRCQVVVFEKLNNVDLIKMVQHAVVETCHGMSLQPDIIKLIVNISDGDGRVALNTIELLQQSFPDVAKITTLDVKGILEKIALRYDKTGEEHYNIISALHKTMRANDVNAALYWCGRMVFAGEDPLYIMRRVVEFASEDIGNADPQALVVCQSAYQTVHALGIPEGQYAIFQAVAYCAQAKKSRAVYQAAKMIETDIKDTPNSPVPMHLRNAPTALMKQFGYGQASGEANLPTHLQGKKYFKTEPTQ; translated from the coding sequence ATGGATACCCTCTTTACCCACAACACAAAGTTAAACCAACCCTTAGCCGAACGGTTGCGGCCACAGACTCTGGCTAATTTTTTAGGTCAGCCAAAATTAGTCGGGCCGAATGGCATGATTCGACGCATGATCGAACAAGATCATTTGGTGTCCTTAATCTTTTGGGGTCCATCGGGCACCGGTAAAACGACTTTAGCGCACATTATTGCCGAAGCATCCAAAGCTAAGTTTATTTCGTTATCGGCGGTCACGTCTGGGGTGAAAGATTTACGTGACGTGATTGCTCAAGCCAAGACGGATCAATTATTGCATGCTCAAAAAACCATTTTGTTTGTAGATGAAATTCATCGTTGGAACAAAAGCCAACAAGATGCTTTGTTGCCACACATTGAGCAGGGGACAGTAACCTTGATTGGTGCCACCACGGAGAATCCATCATTTGAATTAAATTCGGCGTTGTTATCGCGGTGTCAGGTGGTGGTGTTTGAAAAATTAAACAACGTTGATTTAATAAAAATGGTACAACATGCCGTTGTAGAGACATGCCATGGCATGTCTCTACAACCGGACATTATTAAATTGATCGTGAATATTTCCGACGGTGATGGACGGGTGGCGTTGAATACTATTGAATTATTACAACAATCATTTCCGGATGTGGCTAAAATTACAACCCTAGATGTAAAAGGGATTCTCGAAAAAATTGCCCTGCGCTACGATAAAACCGGCGAGGAACATTACAATATTATTTCGGCTCTCCATAAAACCATGCGGGCTAATGATGTGAATGCCGCGTTGTATTGGTGTGGGCGCATGGTGTTTGCCGGGGAAGATCCGCTATACATTATGCGGCGCGTGGTAGAGTTTGCCTCGGAGGATATTGGTAATGCCGACCCCCAGGCTTTAGTGGTGTGTCAGTCTGCCTACCAAACAGTGCATGCGTTGGGTATACCGGAAGGGCAGTATGCCATTTTTCAAGCCGTGGCCTATTGTGCCCAGGCGAAAAAATCCCGGGCTGTTTACCAAGCCGCTAAAATGATTGAAACAGATATTAAAGATACACCTAATTCCCCGGTGCCCATGCATTTACGTAATGCCCCAACCGCTTTAATGAAACAATTTGGTTATGGTCAAGCCTCTGGTGAAGCAAATTTGCCGACACATTTGCAGGGTAAAAAATATTTTAAGACTGAACCGACACAATAA
- a CDS encoding phosphoglycerate kinase — MNTLNNLDLQNKIVLLRVDYNVPVDETGKVADTARITETIPTVNYLREHGAKIVLMAHFGRPKGQVVETMRFTPIVETISQVLGVQVLYTPELISPIVKSAITAMSAGEVMLLENIRFYPGEETNDPVFAKQLASLGEVYVNDAFGAAHRAHASTAGVAQYLPHAAGLLMQREVEELSKVLNTPEHPVIAIIGGAKISTKLALIKNLLPKVDKLLLGGALANTMMLAQGYDVKKSLVEPDLINTVKSLISDKIMLPSDVVWDKQDRILDIGPNTVQAYTQALSGAKTIIWNGPMGMFEQPEFAAGTLGMAKAVVASGAYSVLGGGETVSAVHQAGLADKVSFISTGGGAMLEFLEGKQLPGIICLN; from the coding sequence ATGAATACACTAAACAACCTAGATCTCCAAAACAAAATCGTCTTACTGCGGGTGGATTACAACGTACCAGTCGATGAGACGGGTAAAGTGGCCGACACGGCGCGCATTACAGAAACCATTCCGACGGTAAATTATTTACGTGAGCATGGTGCCAAAATTGTACTCATGGCTCATTTTGGTCGGCCGAAAGGGCAGGTGGTAGAAACTATGCGCTTCACTCCGATTGTGGAAACAATCAGCCAAGTGTTAGGCGTACAAGTGCTGTATACACCAGAGTTGATTAGTCCAATCGTCAAATCGGCCATTACGGCTATGTCAGCTGGTGAAGTGATGCTCTTAGAAAATATTCGCTTTTATCCAGGAGAGGAAACCAATGATCCGGTGTTTGCTAAACAATTGGCTAGTTTAGGCGAAGTGTATGTGAACGATGCTTTCGGTGCCGCTCATCGCGCGCATGCCTCCACGGCTGGTGTGGCTCAATATCTACCTCATGCCGCCGGTTTATTGATGCAACGTGAGGTGGAAGAATTATCCAAAGTTTTAAATACACCAGAGCATCCAGTGATTGCCATTATTGGTGGCGCCAAGATTTCTACCAAGTTAGCTTTAATTAAAAACCTTTTACCCAAAGTTGATAAACTATTATTAGGTGGGGCACTGGCTAACACTATGATGTTAGCCCAAGGTTATGATGTTAAAAAATCATTAGTTGAACCAGATTTAATAAATACAGTTAAAAGTTTAATCTCTGACAAGATCATGTTACCCAGTGATGTGGTGTGGGATAAACAAGACCGTATTTTGGATATCGGACCGAACACAGTGCAGGCTTACACTCAAGCCCTGTCGGGTGCTAAAACCATTATCTGGAATGGCCCGATGGGTATGTTTGAGCAACCCGAGTTTGCCGCTGGCACTTTAGGTATGGCCAAAGCGGTAGTAGCCAGTGGTGCCTATTCTGTATTAGGTGGCGGTGAAACCGTCAGTGCTGTCCACCAAGCCGGCTTAGCCGATAAAGTCTCCTTTATTTCTACCGGCGGAGGTGCTATGTTAGAGTTCTTAGAAGGTAAACAACTACCAGGAATTATATGTCTAAACTAA
- the trmB gene encoding tRNA (guanosine(46)-N7)-methyltransferase TrmB: protein MSRKKLAKFAELSNFPHVFEKPDQMPTWPTPLIVELGCGYGEYTLALAQRYPVNHYVGMDIQGERLWRGATASETLHLNNVWWLRGFVDHLPQYFAPQTITEIWLTFPDPHPKKGGTRKRLTNPRFLEFYKQLLVPGGRCHLKTDSDQLFNYSQDSIVASGGVIDGYTGPDLDIITRYEKKHRALGAAIHYVTWHWPEYTSPTPRLAGVAGPILGGSKK from the coding sequence ATGTCGCGAAAAAAGCTAGCTAAATTCGCTGAATTATCTAATTTTCCTCATGTTTTTGAGAAACCAGATCAGATGCCGACCTGGCCAACTCCTTTAATTGTTGAATTAGGCTGTGGTTACGGTGAGTATACTCTAGCCCTGGCTCAGCGTTATCCGGTTAACCATTATGTGGGTATGGATATTCAAGGGGAACGCTTATGGCGTGGTGCGACCGCCAGTGAAACTTTGCATTTAAACAATGTCTGGTGGTTACGCGGCTTTGTGGATCACTTACCACAATATTTTGCTCCACAAACTATTACTGAAATTTGGTTAACCTTTCCTGATCCGCACCCTAAAAAAGGTGGCACCAGAAAACGTTTGACTAATCCTCGTTTTTTAGAATTTTATAAACAACTGCTAGTCCCGGGTGGTCGCTGTCATCTTAAAACTGATTCTGATCAATTATTTAATTATTCACAAGACAGTATTGTAGCATCAGGCGGCGTAATTGATGGCTACACCGGGCCGGATTTGGATATCATAACGCGGTATGAGAAAAAACACCGCGCGCTGGGTGCTGCTATCCATTACGTTACCTGGCACTGGCCAGAGTACACCTCCCCAACCCCCCGCCTTGCCGGCGTGGCAGGTCCTATTCTAGGAGGGAGTAAGAAATAA
- a CDS encoding IPT/TIG domain-containing protein has product MFKFFILTSLFLILYSFPLPTQAAFGDTTTYAGKLISGDGSFRTDAYFDFPEDILSDGAGNFYIADTFNGVVRKIDSSGIVSTVVGAGGYGDTVGSASQTKFGHPAAIARDTSGNLYIADAGNGKIKKFSNGTTTTIASDLNRPEGLMVRGTKLYVTDYAADKFISMNLDGSSQRTITSSLNGPKKFYVRTSGDYAYIANSLDYTLVRVELSSGSQTIIAGQKGSSGKNNSTCLSSGFENLWGLTVVEGDSLSADDIYVTDGTGDPGNTYDRDLPIQNTGDAGKIRLVDQNDSTGSTGTCTIYLEFKDSFEFAFNYPTSLTRYGDYLFIAATGTSEIVRLSLSNFTDVVHFAGKDRFHNKNGTNGLPGRPKDIIITKDKTKLYYTENNKVKYITTADKAIRPLVGSTIDNYPPNDDTAFVGENGRLSDALSLAVSPDGTKLYVIDRNNNRLREVNIADKSVSYLTGAGDVNATGSDNNGYQEGVACPNEFDVGKKFCAYFSRPGGIVIDSNGKYAYVADTGNQVIRRVTLYGRNKGHTKLVAGKAQTYGYKDGTGSSALFNVPISLTIDNGDNYLYVADRNNDAIRKIRLSDGQVTTLTGSPTRPGYLDGKFAEAYLNLPVEVYYNRGHIFFSEAGTHMIRVADLADGVTKLVAGDGNRGYINGDRVHAQFDNPVGLVRKGNNLLVADSMNDLIRKIDLGDGIDLPYTLPAPAVASVAPSSNSAATSSGETKALRITGINFRHGATAYFGDYKANATYVNSATEISVVIPFGKMPRGSYNVTIENSDGQRGTKDGAYTIN; this is encoded by the coding sequence ATGTTTAAATTCTTCATTCTTACTTCATTATTCTTAATTCTTTATTCTTTTCCTCTCCCCACCCAGGCGGCTTTCGGTGATACCACCACTTATGCTGGTAAACTAATCTCCGGTGATGGCAGTTTCCGTACGGACGCTTATTTTGATTTTCCGGAAGATATCCTTAGTGATGGCGCCGGCAATTTTTATATCGCCGATACTTTTAATGGAGTTGTTAGAAAAATTGATTCATCCGGTATTGTCAGTACGGTAGTTGGCGCTGGTGGTTATGGTGATACCGTGGGCAGTGCCAGTCAAACAAAATTTGGTCATCCAGCGGCCATCGCTCGCGATACCTCAGGAAATTTGTATATCGCTGATGCCGGCAACGGCAAGATTAAGAAATTTTCGAATGGCACTACCACAACCATTGCCAGTGATTTGAATCGGCCGGAAGGGTTGATGGTGCGGGGGACTAAATTGTATGTTACCGACTATGCCGCTGATAAATTTATCAGCATGAACCTAGATGGTTCCAGTCAACGTACCATCACGAGTAGTTTAAATGGGCCAAAAAAATTCTATGTTAGAACGAGTGGTGATTACGCTTATATCGCTAATAGTTTGGATTATACTTTGGTGCGAGTAGAGTTATCTTCTGGTAGCCAAACAATCATAGCCGGGCAAAAAGGCAGTTCAGGAAAAAATAATAGCACCTGTTTGTCATCCGGTTTTGAAAACTTATGGGGGTTAACAGTGGTGGAGGGTGATAGCCTCAGTGCGGATGATATTTATGTAACTGACGGTACGGGTGATCCGGGTAATACCTATGATCGCGATTTGCCGATTCAAAATACCGGTGATGCTGGTAAAATTCGTCTGGTTGATCAAAATGATTCAACCGGGTCAACGGGAACTTGTACCATTTATTTAGAGTTTAAAGATTCTTTTGAATTTGCTTTTAACTATCCCACCAGTTTAACACGCTACGGTGACTATTTATTTATTGCCGCCACCGGTACCAGTGAAATTGTGCGCTTATCGTTGAGTAATTTTACTGACGTGGTACATTTTGCCGGTAAAGATCGGTTTCATAACAAAAATGGTACCAACGGTTTACCGGGTCGGCCAAAAGATATTATTATCACCAAAGATAAAACCAAATTGTATTATACGGAAAACAATAAGGTAAAATATATCACCACGGCCGATAAAGCCATTCGTCCCTTAGTGGGTAGCACCATTGATAATTATCCACCCAACGATGATACGGCTTTCGTTGGTGAAAACGGTCGTTTGTCTGACGCCTTATCTTTAGCGGTTTCTCCAGATGGAACAAAACTTTATGTGATTGATCGCAATAATAATCGGTTGCGTGAGGTAAATATTGCCGATAAAAGTGTGTCATATTTAACCGGTGCCGGTGATGTTAATGCCACCGGTAGTGATAATAATGGTTACCAAGAAGGGGTAGCGTGCCCGAATGAATTTGATGTGGGGAAGAAATTTTGTGCCTATTTTTCTCGACCGGGCGGCATAGTAATAGATAGTAATGGTAAATACGCTTATGTGGCCGATACCGGTAATCAAGTCATTCGACGGGTGACATTATATGGTAGAAATAAAGGCCACACCAAATTAGTGGCCGGTAAAGCCCAAACCTATGGTTATAAAGATGGTACCGGTAGTAGCGCTTTATTTAATGTGCCGATTAGTTTAACCATCGATAACGGTGATAATTATCTCTATGTGGCTGATAGAAACAATGATGCCATTCGTAAAATTCGTCTAAGCGATGGGCAAGTTACGACCCTAACCGGTAGTCCAACTCGACCGGGATATCTGGATGGCAAATTTGCTGAGGCGTATTTAAACTTACCAGTGGAGGTGTATTATAATCGTGGACACATCTTTTTTTCCGAAGCCGGCACGCACATGATACGCGTGGCTGATCTAGCGGATGGGGTTACTAAACTGGTAGCGGGTGACGGTAACCGTGGCTATATAAATGGTGATCGGGTGCATGCCCAATTTGATAATCCGGTTGGTTTAGTGCGCAAGGGGAATAATTTATTAGTGGCCGATAGTATGAATGATTTGATTCGGAAAATTGATTTAGGTGACGGCATAGATCTTCCGTACACGTTACCGGCTCCGGCCGTTGCCAGTGTAGCACCATCATCAAATAGTGCAGCCACCAGTAGTGGTGAAACTAAAGCCTTGCGGATCACTGGTATTAATTTTAGACATGGCGCCACGGCGTATTTTGGTGATTACAAAGCCAATGCTACTTATGTAAACTCGGCTACAGAAATTAGTGTGGTCATACCATTTGGCAAAATGCCCCGCGGCTCTTATAATGTCACCATCGAAAATTCCGACGGCCAACGCGGCACAAAAGATGGAGCGTATACAATTAATTAA
- the rlmN gene encoding 23S rRNA (adenine(2503)-C(2))-methyltransferase RlmN: protein MMETVLNQISQYLVDQAQPRYRIDQVRLAWFTQPDWEHVTTLSKTLREELAHTFPWSSLTTIKVFSSDQDDTKKAIITLHDGQKIESVYMQNSRGTRTVCVSSQVGCGMGCTFCATGTMGLKRNLTTDEIIDQVRYWKFNFTEPITNVVFMGMGEPLANITAVQEAINILLQDFCIGKTRIVISTVAFPGSLKQLLADPDFPDVRLAVSLHAGTDATRAKIVPSHKHQTIKQIKTGIEEYLAAKHNRRHHVTLEYVMLLNVNDMPSEAKALVKMFVPLKHQIKVNLIPWNQTTASLQRSSQEHLEQFQHILQSSDISTTIRYSRGLDIAAACGQLVTQI from the coding sequence ATGATGGAGACAGTCTTAAATCAAATCAGTCAGTATTTAGTTGATCAGGCACAACCGCGCTACCGCATTGATCAAGTGCGTTTGGCTTGGTTTACGCAACCGGATTGGGAACATGTCACTACTTTATCAAAAACTTTACGTGAAGAATTGGCTCATACTTTTCCCTGGTCATCATTAACAACCATAAAAGTATTTTCTTCAGATCAAGATGATACTAAAAAAGCGATCATTACTTTACACGATGGGCAAAAAATTGAATCGGTGTATATGCAGAACTCTCGTGGTACGCGCACCGTGTGTGTATCTTCACAAGTGGGTTGTGGCATGGGTTGTACGTTTTGTGCCACCGGTACGATGGGGTTAAAACGCAACTTAACCACCGATGAAATTATTGACCAAGTACGTTATTGGAAATTCAACTTCACTGAACCAATTACCAATGTCGTGTTTATGGGTATGGGTGAACCATTGGCTAATATCACGGCTGTGCAAGAAGCGATCAATATCTTGCTGCAAGATTTTTGCATTGGTAAAACCAGAATTGTAATTTCTACCGTAGCTTTTCCTGGTTCGTTAAAACAATTATTAGCTGACCCAGATTTTCCTGATGTGCGTTTGGCTGTATCTTTGCACGCTGGCACGGATGCGACGCGCGCTAAAATTGTGCCCAGTCATAAACACCAAACTATTAAACAAATCAAAACTGGGATTGAGGAATACTTAGCCGCCAAACATAATCGTCGTCATCATGTCACACTGGAATATGTCATGCTGTTAAATGTAAATGATATGCCGAGTGAAGCCAAAGCCCTAGTAAAAATGTTTGTGCCTTTAAAACATCAAATAAAAGTGAATCTGATTCCTTGGAACCAAACTACTGCCTCACTCCAACGTTCCTCCCAAGAACATCTCGAGCAATTCCAACACATCCTGCAATCTTCCGACATTTCTACGACCATCCGGTATTCCCGTGGGTTAGATATTGCCGCCGCCTGTGGCCAATTAGTGACACAAATATGA